In a genomic window of Colius striatus isolate bColStr4 chromosome 2, bColStr4.1.hap1, whole genome shotgun sequence:
- the FBLN7 gene encoding fibulin-7, whose translation MPGPRGRLPLLLLLLLPPLLPAAPAPQSCLGRQQLLPIIRQMQQLLKGQETRFAESLRLMKSRLSSLHASLARATPEPPAASCPAPQAPANGKKFGTKYLVEHEVHFTCEPGFELLGSSTRTCQANGSWSGQEPRCTEISECSSSPCQNGGTCLEGLNHYKCLCPQQWTGATCQYQAQTAPPAWSVTDDPAFRRQPRCAQTEQAQHCSCEPGFHMSGTAANGLCQDLNECEVYKREGGPRLCAHACVNLPGSYRCACPGGYVLLGDGKSCEDIDECALSQDNCTRGTTCINTGGGFQCVSPQCPSPAGNVTYVKTSPFQCERNPCPMESRSCHQAPKTISFHYLPLPSKLLAPTPLFRMATAPGRAGPDSLRFGIAGGSGSRGHFVMQRSDRHTGELVLVQSLQGPQTVQVDVDMSEYLDRVFQAKHVSKITIFVSAYEF comes from the exons AGCTgcctgggcaggcagcagctcctgcccatcATCCGGCagatgcagcagctgctgaaggggCAGGAGACGCGGTTTGCCGAGAGCCTGCGCCTGATGAAGAGCCGCCTGAGCAGCCTGCACGCCTCCCTGGCCAGAGCCACCCCCGAGCCGCCCGCCG cctcctgccctgccccgcAGGCCCCTGCCAACGGGAAGAAGTTTGGCACCAAGTATTTGGTGGAGCACGAGGTTCACTTCACCTGCGAGCCGGGGTTCGagctgctgggctccagcacTCGGACGTGCCAGGCCAACGGCAGCTGGAGCGGGCAGGAGCCGCGCTGCACAG AGATCAGCGAGTGCTcgagcagcccctgccagaaCGGTGGCACATGCCTGGAGGGGCTGAACCACTACAAGTGCCTCTGTCCCCAGCAGTGGACTGGAGCCACCTGCCAGTACCAGGCGCAGACGG ctcccccagCCTGGAGCGTGACGGATGACCCGGCGTTCCGGCGGCAGCCGCGCTGCGCGCAGACGGAGcaagcccagcactgcagctgcgAGCCCGGCTTCCACATGAGCGGCACGGCAGCCAACGGCCTCTGCCAGG ACCTCAACGAGTGCGAGGTGTACAAGCGCGAGGGGGGGCCCCGGCTCTGCGCCCACGCCTGCGTCAACCTCCCCGGCTCCTACCGCTGCGCCTGCCCCGGTGGCTACGTCCTGCTGGGTGACGGCAAGAGCTGCGAAG ACATCGACGAGTGCGCCCTGTCCCAGGATAACTGCACGAGGGGCACCACCTGCATCAACACCGGGGGCGGCTTCCAGTGCGTCAGCCCCCAGTGCCCCTCGCCCGCCGGCAACGTCACCTACGTCAAGACGTCACCCTT ccagtGCGAGCGCAACCCCTGCCCGATGGAGAGCCGCTCGTGTCACCAGGCGCCCAAGACCATCTCGTTCCACTACCTGCCGCTGCCGTCCAAGCTGCTGGCGCCCACGCCGCTGTTCCGCATGGCCACGGCgccgggcagggcagggcccGACAGCCTGCGCTTCGGCATCgcgggcggcagcggcagcCGCGGCCACTTCGTCATGCAGCGCTCGGACCGGCACACGGGCGAGCTGGTCCTGGTGCAGAGCCTCCAGGGGCCACAGACCGTCCAGGTGGACGTGGACATGTCCGAGTACCTGGACCGTGTCTTCCAGGCCAAGCACGTGTCCAAAATCACCATCTTTGTCTCCGCCTATGAGTTTTAA